From the Danio aesculapii chromosome 9, fDanAes4.1, whole genome shotgun sequence genome, one window contains:
- the nxph2a gene encoding LOW QUALITY PROTEIN: neurexophilin-2 (The sequence of the model RefSeq protein was modified relative to this genomic sequence to represent the inferred CDS: inserted 1 base in 1 codon) codes for MQILSAVLLLFCLHKCCWKVTCRRVHIPEVGLVDWGEAENEEHPSPKSASPRILNPLRLFARGSPGFKSNRXEITYLENIEDSWDWLSNQTDVRETQSRTKRRPIVKTGKFKKMFGWGDFNSNIKTVKLNLLITGKIVDHGNGTFSVYFRHNSTGLGNVSVSLVPPSKVVEFEIAQQSTLETKDTKSFNCRIEYQKTDRSKKTSHCSYDPSNVCYQESTQSHVSWLCSKPFKVICIYIAFYSTDYKLVQKICPDYNYHSDTPYASTG; via the exons TGTTGCTGGAAGGTCACATGCAGACGGGTCCATATTCCAGAGGTGGGTCTTGTGGACTGGGGTGAGGCAGAAAACGAGGAGCACCCCTCCCCCAAAAGCGCCAGTCCTCGCATTCTCAACCCCCTGCGCCTATTCGCCCGTGGATCCCCTGGGTTCAAGAGCAACA AGGAGATTACATATTTAGAAAACATCGAGGACTCCTGGGACTGGTTATCTAACCAGACAGATGTCCGAGAGACGCAGAGCAGGACTAAACGCAGACCCATCGTGAAAACGggcaagtttaaaaaaatgttcggCTGGGGAGACTTCAACTCCAACATCAAGACTGTCAAACTGAATCTCCTCATAACAGGCAAGATCGTAGACCACGGTAATGGCACGTTCAGCGTTTACTTCCGCCACAACTCCACAGGCTTAGGCAACGTCTCGGTCAGTCTGGTGCCACCTTCCAAGGTGGTGGAGTTTGAGATCGCCCAGCAGTCCACCCTAGAGACGAAAGACACGAAATCGTTCAACTGCCGCATCGAGTACCAGAAGACGGACCGCAGCAAAAAGACTTCACACTGCAGCTACGACCCGTCCAACGTGTGCTACCAAGAGTCCACCCAAAGCCACGTGTCCTGGCTGTGCTCCAAGCCCTTCAAAGTCATATGCATCTACATCGCCTTCTACAGCACTGACTATAAACTGGTGCAGAAAATCTGTCCAGATTACAACTATCACAGCGACACGCCGTACGCGTCCACAGGTTAA